A single window of Treponema denticola ATCC 35405 DNA harbors:
- a CDS encoding ABC transporter permease — translation MLNFILKRILYGILTMFIVASITFFLVHIIPGNPIETIAENLPEERRNELYSQYGYDKSLFTQYMVFWKNLLMKGDLGTSLYYRGRLVTDVIKTHAPISARLGLQALFFGVSVGLSLGILSAAKRGKKFDYAVILIAVIGISIPNFVLGQMLQYFFGIKHNLLPITGWGSFKYTVLPSLALAIGPIAKYSRYMRSNYLDIINQDYILTARAKGASKVRIIKSHILRNAFLPIITMLGPQIAFTFTGTFIIENIFSVPGLGSYFVRSISERDYTMVMGQTIFISFLYVASLIIVDIAYNLLDPRIKVQVKNEVL, via the coding sequence ATGCTTAACTTTATTTTAAAGAGAATTTTATACGGTATTCTTACAATGTTCATAGTTGCAAGTATTACCTTTTTTTTAGTGCATATTATTCCGGGAAATCCCATTGAAACCATAGCAGAAAATTTACCTGAAGAAAGACGGAACGAGCTTTATTCTCAATACGGATACGACAAATCTCTTTTTACTCAATATATGGTTTTTTGGAAAAATCTTTTGATGAAGGGTGATTTGGGAACCTCGCTTTATTACCGAGGAAGGCTTGTTACCGATGTAATAAAAACCCACGCACCTATTTCGGCAAGACTGGGTCTCCAAGCATTATTTTTCGGCGTTTCAGTAGGTTTGAGTTTAGGCATATTATCAGCCGCTAAGCGCGGAAAAAAATTCGATTATGCCGTTATACTAATCGCAGTTATAGGAATATCCATTCCCAATTTTGTTCTGGGACAGATGCTGCAATACTTTTTCGGCATCAAACATAATCTTCTTCCGATTACAGGCTGGGGCAGTTTTAAATATACAGTCCTCCCTTCTTTAGCCTTGGCCATAGGTCCGATTGCAAAATACTCCCGCTATATGCGTTCCAATTATTTGGATATTATAAACCAAGATTATATTTTAACTGCAAGAGCAAAAGGAGCTTCAAAGGTAAGAATTATAAAAAGCCATATTTTACGGAACGCTTTTTTACCGATCATAACTATGCTCGGCCCTCAAATAGCTTTTACCTTCACAGGCACCTTTATAATCGAAAATATTTTTTCGGTTCCCGGACTGGGTTCCTATTTTGTACGTTCAATTTCAGAAAGAGATTATACAATGGTAATGGGTCAAACTATTTTTATTTCTTTTCTATATGTAGCATCTCTAATTATAGTAGACATAGCTTATAACCTGCTCGATCCGAGAATTAAGGTGCAAGTAAAAAATGAGGTTCTTTAA
- a CDS encoding methyl-accepting chemotaxis protein — MNEINGTTVSKVQGLLRYSTLTIRKKIMIALISVLSGFLILTSIVLVKQLSGTSKRNAVIKLYDSSKNLGSFVETVIKDVYDTNKTLAKTFESFQEIPPENRRSYFNSLQKEILRDSEKFIDIWTVWEPNALDKLDYKFKNTEGHDNSGRFIPYWTKVNGKISMVPLTEYVSGFWYENPKTSQHGILIEPNKYELQGNMIYVAGTAIPIRDRTGKSLGVVGIDYSLDYMQEKLSQEVFFKSGYAILISAKGTVLAHKNKNLISKTLPEFENKEIATYFFDAKRSLTPFLIETQVNGNKHLEVFTPVKIGRTNEVWFVGTSIPEKEIYEESTNLIKLVSIILLTGFIASIIILAFIIDGITKRISSVVKALRNIAQGDGDLTARLIGKGKDEIADLSHSFNQTIEKIGFTVRNVANSTLDMQKTGETLAVNVFETASSISQISKNILKVKDQAESQSASVSEATANVEQILQTIKQLDGRIESQAANVVQSSSAIEEMVANISSVTKILDQSDSTIKELADATVYGKDALHLSNSVTQKIAEESGSLIEASNVIQHIASQTNLLAMNAAIEAAHAGEAGRGFAVVADEIRKLAEESSLQGKSISSALKKFSEEISILASSSKTVEEKFNAIFSLAENVKSMSSSVMAAMRAQESGSHKVLSAIHDINNITVDVQTGSGEMLKAGEDAVKEMNRLEGLTQIINNSIQEMSAGTNQIQTSCSEVKGISQKNKMNIEALAQEVGKFKI; from the coding sequence ATGAATGAAATCAATGGTACAACAGTCTCCAAAGTTCAAGGATTACTCAGATATTCAACTTTAACGATAAGAAAAAAAATAATGATTGCCTTAATTTCGGTTTTATCTGGTTTTTTGATTCTTACAAGTATAGTCCTTGTAAAACAACTTAGTGGAACTTCAAAACGAAATGCTGTTATAAAATTATATGACTCCAGTAAAAACCTAGGCTCCTTTGTTGAGACAGTTATCAAGGATGTATACGATACAAATAAAACCTTAGCAAAGACATTTGAATCCTTCCAAGAAATTCCGCCAGAAAACAGAAGATCTTATTTTAATAGTTTACAAAAAGAAATTTTAAGAGATTCGGAAAAATTTATAGACATATGGACTGTTTGGGAGCCTAATGCTCTAGATAAACTTGACTACAAATTTAAAAATACTGAAGGTCATGACAATAGCGGAAGGTTTATTCCATATTGGACAAAGGTGAACGGTAAAATTTCAATGGTACCCTTAACCGAGTATGTAAGCGGTTTTTGGTATGAAAACCCCAAGACCTCGCAGCATGGTATTTTGATTGAGCCTAATAAATATGAACTCCAAGGAAACATGATTTATGTTGCGGGTACTGCAATTCCAATACGTGATAGAACAGGGAAATCATTAGGAGTTGTAGGAATTGACTACTCCCTTGATTATATGCAGGAAAAACTTTCACAAGAAGTTTTCTTTAAGTCCGGCTATGCAATTCTCATTTCAGCTAAAGGCACCGTTCTTGCACATAAAAATAAAAACCTAATATCAAAAACACTTCCCGAATTTGAAAACAAAGAAATAGCAACTTACTTTTTTGATGCAAAGAGATCTCTTACTCCATTTTTAATTGAAACTCAAGTAAATGGAAATAAGCATCTTGAAGTATTTACGCCTGTCAAGATAGGCCGTACGAATGAAGTATGGTTTGTAGGCACTTCAATACCGGAAAAAGAAATCTATGAAGAAAGTACAAATTTAATTAAACTTGTTTCCATAATTTTATTAACAGGGTTTATTGCATCAATAATAATTCTAGCATTTATAATAGATGGGATCACAAAGAGAATCTCAAGCGTAGTTAAGGCTCTCAGAAATATTGCGCAAGGAGATGGAGACTTGACAGCCCGTTTAATAGGAAAGGGTAAGGATGAAATTGCAGACCTATCTCATTCCTTTAATCAAACAATAGAAAAAATAGGATTTACAGTAAGGAATGTTGCAAACAGTACTTTGGATATGCAAAAAACAGGCGAGACTCTTGCAGTAAACGTTTTTGAAACAGCAAGTTCAATAAGCCAAATAAGTAAAAATATTTTAAAGGTAAAAGACCAAGCCGAATCTCAGTCGGCAAGTGTGAGCGAAGCTACTGCAAATGTCGAACAAATTCTTCAAACAATAAAACAGTTAGACGGCCGTATTGAAAGTCAAGCTGCAAATGTTGTGCAATCTTCTTCCGCAATTGAAGAAATGGTTGCGAATATTTCTTCAGTAACAAAAATATTGGATCAAAGCGATTCGACAATTAAAGAGTTGGCTGATGCAACAGTCTACGGTAAGGATGCTCTCCACCTTTCAAATTCGGTTACACAAAAAATTGCAGAAGAATCAGGCAGCTTGATTGAAGCTTCAAATGTAATTCAGCATATTGCAAGTCAAACAAACCTGTTGGCCATGAATGCGGCAATTGAAGCTGCCCATGCAGGGGAAGCAGGAAGAGGCTTTGCAGTAGTTGCGGATGAAATCAGAAAATTAGCCGAAGAATCAAGTCTTCAAGGAAAATCAATATCATCTGCTCTTAAAAAATTCTCAGAGGAAATTTCCATATTAGCATCTTCTTCAAAAACCGTAGAAGAAAAATTTAATGCAATTTTTAGTCTTGCTGAAAATGTAAAATCGATGAGCAGCAGCGTTATGGCTGCAATGAGAGCACAAGAGAGCGGAAGCCATAAAGTTCTATCTGCAATTCATGATATAAACAATATAACCGTAGATGTTCAAACAGGCTCCGGAGAAATGCTTAAGGCCGGAGAAGATGCCGTCAAAGAAATGAACAGGCTTGAGGGTTTGACACAGATCATAAATAACAGCATCCAAGAAATGTCGGCAGGCACAAACCAAATACAAACCTCCTGTTCCGAAGTAAAGGGTATTTCACAAAAAAATAAAATGAATATTGAAGCCTTGGCACAAGAAGTCGGCAAATTCAAAATATAA
- the murA gene encoding UDP-N-acetylglucosamine 1-carboxyvinyltransferase — protein sequence MHEYIIQGGFPVNGTIKASGNKNAALPCIAAAILSEEPIILKNIPEIEDVFVMLQVFEALGGHYEKIEKNVFKLQIEKVKTSKIPEDLATKIRASILFAGPLLARTGKAVLPPPGGDVIGRRRLDTHFLALTELGARVETDQNFSFIAHKLMGEDIFLDEASVTATENAIMAASLAEGTTIISNAASEPHVQELCKMLNKMGAKISGVGSNILTIEGVKKLNGTEHRIGPDYMEIGSFIGLAAVTRGQLKITDVEPRDMRPLRVAFGKLGIGWSLEGTTLTVPDKQKMQVNCDLGGMIPKIDDAPWPGFPPDLTSIMTVIATQVEGTVLIHEKMFESRMFFVDKLIGMGARITLCDPHRAVISGPSSLHGSELVSPDVRAGMAMVIAACCARGESIIRNVYQIERGYEHLVERLKSIGVKIELKEK from the coding sequence ATGCACGAATATATTATACAAGGCGGATTTCCCGTAAATGGAACAATAAAAGCAAGCGGAAATAAAAATGCTGCTCTGCCATGCATTGCGGCCGCCATCCTTTCGGAAGAACCCATTATCCTCAAAAACATTCCCGAAATTGAGGATGTCTTTGTAATGCTTCAAGTTTTTGAAGCTCTGGGAGGTCACTACGAAAAAATAGAAAAAAACGTATTTAAGCTCCAAATAGAAAAGGTAAAAACAAGCAAGATACCTGAGGATCTTGCGACAAAGATAAGGGCTTCCATTTTATTTGCAGGTCCGCTTTTGGCAAGAACAGGCAAGGCTGTTTTGCCCCCTCCGGGAGGAGACGTTATCGGAAGGCGCCGTCTCGATACACACTTTTTAGCCCTGACGGAATTGGGCGCCAGAGTCGAAACCGATCAAAATTTTTCTTTTATTGCACACAAGCTGATGGGAGAAGACATATTCTTGGATGAGGCCTCCGTTACGGCAACGGAAAATGCCATCATGGCTGCCAGCCTTGCAGAAGGAACTACCATCATTTCAAACGCAGCAAGCGAGCCCCATGTTCAAGAGCTTTGTAAGATGTTAAATAAGATGGGAGCAAAAATCAGCGGAGTAGGCTCCAATATACTGACTATCGAAGGTGTTAAAAAATTGAACGGTACGGAACACCGCATCGGCCCTGACTATATGGAAATAGGTTCTTTTATCGGTCTTGCAGCCGTTACCCGCGGACAGCTTAAAATTACCGATGTAGAACCTAGAGATATGAGACCCCTGCGTGTAGCCTTCGGCAAGTTGGGCATAGGCTGGTCTTTAGAAGGAACCACCCTTACCGTTCCCGACAAGCAAAAGATGCAGGTAAACTGTGACCTCGGAGGAATGATACCCAAGATTGACGATGCCCCATGGCCGGGTTTTCCGCCTGATCTTACGAGTATAATGACCGTAATAGCAACTCAGGTAGAAGGCACGGTTTTAATCCACGAAAAAATGTTTGAATCCAGAATGTTCTTTGTAGATAAGCTAATCGGAATGGGAGCCCGCATTACCCTGTGCGATCCTCACCGTGCAGTCATTTCGGGCCCAAGCTCCCTCCACGGAAGCGAATTGGTTTCTCCCGATGTAAGAGCCGGCATGGCCATGGTAATAGCCGCCTGTTGTGCCCGGGGAGAAAGCATTATCCGGAATGTCTACCAGATAGAAAGAGGTTATGAGCACCTGGTCGAAAGGCTCAAATCCATAGGCGTAAAAATAGAGCTTAAAGAAAAATAG
- the pth gene encoding aminoacyl-tRNA hydrolase → MIDLIVFLGNYGKKYENTRHNAAWVLCDSIEIGSNAVWQSKFKGQYAKLPSSMTPGRAVHLLKPETYMNLSGESVIAAASFFRLKPENILIVHDELELKPGILSFKWSGGLGGHNGLRSIKSVLNTADFFRLRIGIGRPDFSSQGGDASPDISGYVLSRFAQSELDVLKSQVPQADSFFKELLEADEPQTLIKKWAKVLPSQS, encoded by the coding sequence ATGATAGATTTAATCGTTTTTTTAGGCAACTACGGAAAAAAATATGAAAATACAAGGCATAATGCAGCTTGGGTTTTATGCGATTCAATAGAGATAGGCTCAAATGCCGTGTGGCAGAGTAAATTTAAGGGACAATATGCAAAGCTGCCTTCTTCTATGACGCCTGGCAGGGCTGTACATCTATTAAAACCCGAAACCTATATGAACCTATCGGGAGAAAGCGTAATAGCAGCCGCATCTTTTTTTAGACTAAAGCCTGAAAATATTTTAATAGTGCATGATGAACTGGAATTAAAACCCGGCATTCTCAGCTTTAAGTGGTCGGGAGGCCTCGGCGGACATAACGGATTACGCTCCATAAAATCGGTTTTAAATACGGCAGATTTTTTCCGCCTAAGGATAGGCATAGGCCGGCCCGATTTTTCTTCTCAAGGAGGAGATGCTTCCCCCGATATTTCAGGCTATGTGCTTTCCCGTTTTGCACAATCCGAATTGGATGTCCTAAAAAGCCAAGTACCTCAAGCCGACTCTTTTTTTAAAGAATTATTGGAAGCTGATGAGCCTCAAACTCTTATAAAAAAATGGGCTAAAGTATTGCCTTCTCAAAGTTAA
- the lptB gene encoding LPS export ABC transporter ATP-binding protein, translated as MIDKKSILKVEGLNKFFRKKHAVKDVGFSMYQGEIVGLLGPNGAGKTTTFYMIVGFYKPNSGNIYLDGNRITNLPMYKRAHAGISYLPQEASVFRKLTVEQNIYAILETRKDLSKEQKMERLEFLLEEFGITANRKQQAYTLSGGERRRTEIARALAIEPKFLLLDEPFAGIDPIAVHDIKSIVRILADQGIGILITDHNVRDTLEITDRAYIIGSGEIVEQGSRDEILNSEIARKIYLGQEFRM; from the coding sequence ATGATTGATAAAAAAAGTATTTTAAAAGTTGAAGGATTAAACAAATTTTTTAGAAAAAAACATGCTGTAAAGGATGTCGGTTTTTCTATGTATCAGGGCGAAATTGTAGGCCTGCTGGGCCCTAATGGAGCCGGAAAAACTACCACATTCTATATGATTGTAGGTTTTTATAAACCGAATTCCGGCAACATATATTTGGACGGGAATAGGATAACAAACCTGCCCATGTACAAAAGAGCCCACGCAGGAATTTCATATTTACCGCAAGAAGCTTCGGTTTTTAGAAAACTCACCGTAGAACAAAATATCTATGCGATTTTAGAAACACGCAAAGACCTCTCCAAAGAGCAAAAAATGGAAAGGCTTGAATTTCTTCTTGAAGAATTCGGAATTACAGCAAACAGAAAACAACAAGCCTATACCCTCTCCGGAGGAGAAAGAAGGCGAACCGAAATAGCCAGAGCCCTAGCCATTGAACCCAAGTTTTTGCTTTTGGATGAACCATTTGCCGGAATCGACCCGATTGCAGTACATGACATTAAAAGCATAGTCCGTATTTTAGCCGATCAGGGCATAGGAATTTTGATAACAGACCACAATGTCAGGGACACCTTGGAGATAACCGACAGGGCATACATAATCGGCAGCGGAGAAATTGTAGAACAAGGCTCACGGGATGAAATTCTAAATTCCGAAATTGCCCGAAAAATATATCTTGGCCAAGAGTTTAGAATGTAA
- a CDS encoding LptA/OstA family protein, translating into MKKIQTEIRNHKSLKLLAAYLLIFLFLIDINAQTSTISFKADKVTASVSENKKSTNLIGNAEVKVDSLTISADRIEIFGKDYRYVNATGSVKGEDDEKGYSFKADLINFDRKTDTVTMFGKLELKDTKNDVSINAENIEYKKKQEIIIMRFNVKIINKDINCNSMFAFYNRKESKVELTGSPIVKKGKDEFRAGKISVNLDTEDITLDGRVRGSVEQGKDEPQAETKQEQNQEEKPND; encoded by the coding sequence ATGAAGAAAATTCAAACCGAAATTCGGAATCACAAGAGCCTTAAACTTCTTGCGGCATATCTTCTCATATTCCTTTTTTTAATTGATATTAATGCTCAAACATCAACAATAAGTTTTAAAGCCGATAAGGTAACAGCCTCGGTATCTGAAAATAAAAAATCGACCAATTTAATAGGAAATGCCGAAGTCAAGGTAGACAGCTTAACCATATCGGCAGACCGTATCGAAATTTTCGGAAAAGACTATAGATATGTAAATGCAACAGGTTCGGTCAAGGGCGAGGATGACGAAAAAGGGTACAGCTTTAAGGCCGATTTAATCAATTTTGACAGAAAAACCGATACGGTTACGATGTTCGGAAAACTGGAGCTTAAAGACACAAAAAATGATGTCAGTATTAATGCCGAAAATATTGAATATAAAAAAAAGCAAGAAATAATTATCATGCGCTTTAATGTAAAGATAATAAATAAAGATATAAACTGTAATTCAATGTTTGCTTTTTATAATAGAAAAGAATCAAAGGTAGAATTAACAGGCAGTCCCATCGTAAAAAAAGGAAAGGACGAATTTAGGGCCGGAAAGATTTCCGTTAATTTGGATACGGAAGATATAACCCTTGACGGCCGAGTCAGAGGTTCCGTCGAGCAGGGAAAGGACGAACCCCAAGCTGAAACCAAACAGGAACAAAATCAAGAGGAAAAACCCAATGATTGA
- a CDS encoding CheR family methyltransferase, protein MADFLTDQEFRMFSDLIYTASGITFSDTNRSILESRLKEKLRDKKLEKVSDYYAMLMKDSEEQKSLLDSVTTNLTRFFRNQPHFDALENYVIPELVKVKKAEGKNKLKIWSAGCSTGEEPYTIAMVMKKHLPIGFTAEITASDLSLKCLLVGKTGFYQESRVTGIPEDYLKLYFDKLNDGYQVKKDIMQMVNFDYHNLKHDSKHTDFDLVFCRNVLIYFDEPVQKEVIDRFWRAMSPKSFLFIGHSESLFGMETQFKFLKTDWACFYQKGF, encoded by the coding sequence ATGGCAGATTTTTTAACTGATCAAGAATTCCGTATGTTCAGCGATTTAATATATACCGCAAGCGGTATTACTTTTTCCGATACTAATAGGTCTATTTTGGAAAGCAGGTTAAAAGAAAAACTTAGGGATAAGAAACTTGAAAAGGTGTCTGATTATTATGCGATGCTTATGAAGGATTCGGAAGAGCAAAAGAGCCTTTTAGACTCCGTTACAACAAACCTTACAAGATTTTTTAGAAATCAGCCTCATTTTGATGCATTGGAAAATTACGTTATACCTGAGCTTGTAAAGGTAAAAAAAGCTGAAGGAAAGAATAAACTTAAAATATGGAGCGCCGGATGTTCAACAGGGGAGGAGCCTTATACCATAGCTATGGTTATGAAAAAACACCTTCCGATAGGATTTACTGCCGAAATTACAGCCTCCGACTTATCCTTAAAATGTCTTCTTGTCGGTAAGACCGGCTTTTACCAGGAATCCAGAGTTACAGGAATACCTGAAGATTATTTGAAGCTTTATTTTGATAAGCTAAATGACGGTTATCAGGTAAAAAAAGATATAATGCAAATGGTGAATTTTGACTATCATAACTTAAAACATGACTCAAAACATACCGACTTTGATCTTGTGTTTTGCCGAAATGTTTTGATCTATTTTGACGAGCCTGTTCAAAAAGAGGTTATTGATAGGTTTTGGCGTGCTATGTCGCCTAAATCTTTTTTATTTATAGGTCATTCCGAATCTCTCTTTGGTATGGAAACTCAATTTAAGTTTTTAAAAACGGATTGGGCTTGTTTTTATCAAAAAGGGTTTTGA
- a CDS encoding protein-glutamate methylesterase/protein-glutamine glutaminase produces the protein MEDIRVLIVDDSALMRNLIGKIVDATPGLKIADKAMNGRFALQKLERVAPDVIVLDLEMPEMNGIEFLRELKKQNIKIPVVILSSIAKEGAKVTMDCLELGACDFITKPSGSESANLTTVSETLSKMLLAYGRRHQIETGTRSTDTTNSFSEPFKSTIPKPMTAAEPQKEEKPTPQREHGNIQIIAIGISTGGPNALRQVFASIDKDLPQPIVVVQHMPPGFTKEFALSLDKICPLEVKEAEDGDLIKPGRILIAPGGKHLVVEKRSLAAVAKVIDTEPQSGHKPSVDVLFGSVAKEYQNHALGIIMTGMGKDGAENITKLYTEGSRTIGQDEGSSVVYGMPRVAWEMGGVMEQVSLDNMAAAINRYGKEFA, from the coding sequence ATGGAAGATATTCGTGTCTTAATAGTAGACGATTCTGCATTGATGAGAAACCTTATAGGGAAGATTGTTGATGCTACTCCCGGCCTAAAAATAGCCGATAAGGCAATGAACGGCCGCTTTGCCCTTCAAAAACTTGAGCGTGTGGCTCCGGATGTTATCGTTTTGGACTTGGAAATGCCCGAAATGAACGGTATCGAATTTTTAAGAGAGCTTAAAAAGCAAAACATAAAGATTCCTGTAGTAATCTTGTCCAGTATTGCAAAGGAAGGAGCTAAGGTTACTATGGATTGTTTGGAACTTGGAGCTTGCGATTTTATCACAAAGCCTTCCGGTTCGGAATCTGCCAATCTTACTACCGTTTCGGAAACTCTTTCCAAGATGCTGCTTGCCTACGGCCGCCGTCATCAAATTGAGACAGGTACAAGAAGTACAGATACAACGAACTCTTTCTCTGAGCCGTTTAAGAGTACTATCCCTAAGCCTATGACAGCGGCTGAGCCTCAAAAAGAAGAGAAACCTACACCTCAACGAGAACATGGAAATATTCAGATTATTGCTATAGGTATTTCAACCGGCGGGCCGAATGCTTTACGCCAAGTTTTTGCATCCATCGATAAAGATCTTCCACAACCGATAGTTGTGGTTCAGCACATGCCCCCGGGTTTTACAAAGGAATTTGCTTTGAGTTTGGACAAAATCTGCCCTCTTGAGGTAAAGGAAGCTGAAGACGGCGATCTTATAAAGCCCGGCCGTATTCTTATCGCTCCCGGCGGAAAACATCTGGTTGTAGAAAAACGATCTCTTGCCGCAGTTGCAAAGGTTATAGATACGGAGCCTCAAAGCGGCCATAAGCCCAGCGTTGATGTTCTGTTTGGATCTGTTGCAAAGGAATACCAAAACCATGCTCTCGGAATAATCATGACCGGTATGGGGAAGGATGGTGCCGAGAATATTACAAAGCTTTACACCGAAGGTTCCCGTACAATAGGGCAAGATGAAGGCTCTTCAGTTGTATACGGTATGCCTAGGGTTGCATGGGAAATGGGCGGAGTTATGGAGCAGGTAAGTCTTGATAATATGGCTGCTGCTATAAACCGTTACGGTAAAGAATTTGCTTAA
- a CDS encoding PTS transporter subunit IIC yields MNNSFKNFLTKKNIEISARRYFIDAMSAMAMGLFSSLLVGTILNSIGLKLNIPFLTKTVWPICRDMTGAAIGIAIAHALKAHTFVLFSATIVGFAGNKLGGPVGAFIATIISTELGKAVSRETKIDLIVTPMVTIISGTIIAALVGPGMSSFMTWLGKIIMDATTLQPFWMGVTVSVLVGVILTLPISSAAICMMLSLAGLAGGAATVGCAAQMIGFAVMSYRDNGLGGSFAVGIGTSMLHMPNIIKNPRIWIPPTLTAAVLGPLATIIFKMENIPLGSGMGTCGLVGQIGTITAMESIGRGGLNTYFAIFLLHFILPAVLTLFFTFILRKINWIKDGDLKLDL; encoded by the coding sequence ATGAACAACTCTTTTAAAAACTTTTTGACTAAGAAGAATATCGAAATATCGGCTAGGCGTTATTTTATTGATGCTATGAGTGCGATGGCCATGGGCCTTTTTTCTTCTCTCTTGGTAGGTACGATTTTAAACAGCATAGGGCTTAAACTTAATATTCCCTTTTTAACTAAAACTGTCTGGCCGATTTGCCGAGATATGACGGGAGCTGCAATAGGTATAGCCATAGCCCATGCTTTAAAAGCCCACACCTTTGTGCTTTTTTCGGCAACGATAGTAGGCTTTGCAGGAAACAAGCTTGGCGGGCCTGTAGGCGCCTTTATCGCTACGATAATCAGTACCGAGCTGGGAAAGGCCGTATCCCGCGAAACAAAGATTGACCTTATTGTTACCCCAATGGTAACTATTATTTCCGGTACTATAATTGCCGCCCTGGTAGGGCCGGGAATGTCCTCTTTTATGACATGGCTCGGAAAAATCATTATGGACGCTACTACCCTCCAGCCGTTTTGGATGGGAGTTACGGTTTCGGTGCTGGTCGGTGTCATTCTTACCCTGCCTATAAGCAGTGCTGCCATCTGTATGATGCTTTCCCTTGCGGGGCTTGCAGGAGGAGCCGCAACAGTCGGCTGTGCCGCTCAAATGATAGGCTTCGCGGTTATGAGCTATCGGGATAACGGCCTTGGAGGGAGTTTTGCTGTCGGCATAGGAACCAGTATGCTCCACATGCCCAATATTATCAAAAATCCTAGGATATGGATTCCCCCTACCTTGACAGCGGCTGTTTTAGGCCCCTTGGCTACCATTATTTTTAAAATGGAAAACATACCCCTCGGTTCAGGAATGGGAACCTGCGGCCTTGTCGGTCAAATAGGAACTATTACGGCAATGGAATCTATAGGAAGGGGAGGTTTGAACACATATTTTGCTATTTTTCTTTTACATTTTATCTTGCCGGCTGTTTTAACATTATTTTTTACTTTTATTTTAAGAAAGATAAATTGGATTAAGGATGGAGATTTAAAGCTGGATCTTTAA
- a CDS encoding DUF5058 family protein, giving the protein MDSYLNVANSWVLWLSAFPLLITVLFQAIIFSKKAKDAAKIVGLSDADVRKSFRIGMTSSIGPVLGVFIVMLGLMSVIGGPLAWMRLSIIGAASTELAAAQMAAQAQGIDLSSPDYGLINFANATWVMALNGSAWLFMTGLFSDKLNSLSKKISKGDPAKLAILMVTAMSGAFGFLCSNEITKALRSVKGKNYPAVAAAVSAALLMVVFEKLGNKYPKLKEYSLGIVMILAMVIAMVFKDLILK; this is encoded by the coding sequence ATGGACAGTTATTTGAATGTTGCGAACTCTTGGGTTTTATGGCTTTCAGCTTTTCCGTTATTGATTACGGTATTGTTTCAAGCTATAATTTTTAGCAAAAAAGCAAAGGACGCTGCTAAAATCGTCGGCTTAAGTGATGCCGATGTGCGGAAGTCTTTCCGTATCGGTATGACATCTTCTATCGGACCGGTTTTGGGCGTTTTTATTGTAATGCTGGGCCTAATGTCGGTAATAGGCGGCCCTCTTGCGTGGATGCGCCTTTCGATTATAGGTGCAGCCTCAACGGAACTCGCAGCGGCACAGATGGCAGCTCAAGCTCAAGGCATTGACTTATCAAGCCCCGATTACGGCTTAATAAATTTTGCAAATGCAACGTGGGTTATGGCGCTAAACGGAAGTGCGTGGCTTTTTATGACAGGTTTATTTTCCGATAAGCTTAATAGCTTATCAAAAAAAATATCGAAAGGGGATCCTGCCAAGCTGGCTATTTTAATGGTTACGGCAATGAGCGGAGCCTTCGGCTTTTTATGCAGTAATGAAATAACAAAAGCTCTTAGATCGGTAAAAGGGAAAAATTATCCGGCTGTTGCTGCTGCCGTATCTGCAGCTCTTCTAATGGTTGTATTTGAAAAACTCGGCAACAAATATCCTAAATTAAAAGAATACAGCTTAGGAATAGTTATGATTCTTGCAATGGTAATTGCAATGGTATTTAAAGACTTAATTTTAAAATAA